ATGCGAAATTTAGTAGCTTTGTGGGCGGATATAGCGAGAGTGAGTACTGAGTGGAGGATGAGAGATTTCTCTGCCAAATTGACTGAAAGTGTTTTTTGATAGTTCGATCGTGTGGACTGCCCGGTACTGCGAAGCGGAAATCGTTGTCAAGGCGACAGTGTCGAACGCATTTGATGCCGTCCAAGCCATGGTACGCTATCGTCTTTTGACAGCCGCCGCCAACCAAGCCACTCTACGCCGTCCCTCGATAGACTACAAGCCGGCCGCTAACGAGCATTTCTTGCCCTCGCCATCCCTGAGCCAACTATCAACCGCCATTCAGCCGCTTTCAAGCCCGTAGACCACATCGAACTGCACAAGCAGTGACGACTCCAAAAGCAGGTACTTTTGCGTTTGCCGTAACACATTCTGTTCGAGAATGGATAATCGACTCGGGTGCATCTTGGCATATTTGTGCTAACTGGAATTTGTTCGTGAACGTTGGGCCACGGAGGATTGGAACTCCAAGTGAAGTAGTAGTGGCTGATGGCCGTAAATATCCTGTAGAAGGAGATGGAACTAGCAAGGCAGCTCAGTTGTAGCAACAACCAGAAGTAATAATCCGAACTGTATTCACGAGGTGTGTAGACGTTTAGGACATTGTGATTCTGAGGCAATTTTTGAAGCAGAAAGACATGAGCTAGCGGACGGGATCAAGATTCATCCATGCGGTATCAAGGCAATTTACGTATGCTGCATTGAAGGGAAGATGACAAGAAAACCGTTTCTAAAAATGCAAAGCAAAAATCTAGAACTATCATGGATCTTGTAGACAGCGACCAGTGTGGTATTTTACGACCAAATTTCAATCAAACTATTATTCTCTATACTATACCTcgtaaggccgttacaaatatttaatttaaattatgtcctactggtctccgaaaggtcaagggggagggTACAATAAAAAAAcccttgaaatgaaaaaaaaaaaacaataaaactcctcggatttgttaaagggtactttgaaaatcctcaaaatcgcccgatttttttttgtagcccccccaaaatatttttttttgggccaaaaaaaccgagggggggggagggagacataattgtttttaaatatttgtatcggcctaatgattacaaaataaaaaacattattaccagaaatatgtttttttttgctattttatatATGCTGTATTGGaaacatacaaaaaaataaattgaaaaaaaaaatgttctgcgTATAAAGTTTTTTGGTGGCccttaaagggttaaaaaaaGAGTTCTCAAATGTTTCTTCACATAatatatgttgcatagaaacagtcttcattgaaaagatatttttggtcacagatttgtataagaattttccatagtgCACTGTTAAAACCAGACCGTCCAGACGTATTATTTCACTTGTTTGACCTtacaggtcatatggccgaaaatttGTTTGATCGAATAAAttctttggccgaaaatgtcgtttaactgaaatggtcgtttgggcGAACAGGTCGCATGTTtggaaatgtcatttggctgataaATTCGCTTGACCGAGTTAATCATTTGGccgtcgtttgaccgaaagcttCGTTTGACAGAATCGGCTCTTCGGCCGAACGGATCATATGACCCTAAATGTCGCTTGGCTgaacaatagtgaatgtgaaaagtgtgaagtgagacgcTAGAAAtgtgaagtgtgaagtaagaagtgacaaGAAAAATGATAAATATGAACTGAAGCGTCTTACttgtcacttcttacttcttactgctGTCAACAgtaagaagtgcaaagtgagaagtgagatgtttcacttcttactgcttgctcttcatttctcacttcgtgcttctcactattcacagtgaggagtaagaaattaggagcgagaagtgagaagtcaaacgcacttctcacttttccagATAGTGTTCGCTTTGTTATTCGGTTACCCGACGTtgatgatttttgcctttctcttacaacaaagttgtaccggaaggctatcatttcactccgaaaacgaactttttatataggtctcggagacccacagtattatacaccaatcgactcagctcgacgagctgattACACCCAATCAATCTTCATAAAGGTCGCCTCCTGGAAGCAATAGAGGAGTTACTGAAGAAAAATACGGAGCCAACACAATTTAATTACTACAGCGGGAATTGGTGGGAGTGCGGATGACAACCGCAGGTTGCAATACATACTAGATACATCCGTGCATTAGGAATTagggataaaaaaaacttatcgATGAAATTGGTAGAAAAAAATTGTATACCCAACGGAACAGGTGGCTACGAAGCAATTCCTAGCATTAGCAACATTTAGTTTTGTAGGGCTCTTGAAGACAGCGATTTACGAGCGAGATGTAACGAAAAGCTATATATGTTCACTTCAAAGACGATTTTGTGCTAGAaggttcggagacccatagtgttatataccattcgactcagctcgaagaattgagaggatgtctgtgtgtgtatgtatgtgcgcaaaatgaAACTCATTCATATTTCATAAAGTTATTATAAACCGATTTGCTTTCAAAAGGTTGAATTCGACGAGGAATCATttcccattattttctattgaaaattggccagatcggactatgggatcagaagttttggccaaaatacgattttcatacaaataacaACCTAAGAGAATCTCACTCAAATGCTTTAGCTTTTAGGGTTTTCTTTCTATGACAACATTCAATTTCTTAGTTTTCGTATTAGCTCTAATTGCAATTCATTATCTGCGTTTTCTCCGAACAGGGCAAATCTAATCGAGAAAAGTCATTATTGGAACTTAAATCGCATCTCAGGAAATCTTACATTCCACGGCAGCGAAAGTGGATGATGCTATTCCCGGAGGGAGGCTTCCTCCGCAAGCGGAAAGAAGTTAGTCAAAGGTGAGCGGATCTCGCTCTGGTGTATTGAGTATTTATAACTTTTCTGTATTTTCCGAATTAAGATTTGCAGAAAAGAATAATCTGCCAACGCTGAACCATGTCACGGTTCCTCGGGTTGGTGCCATGAAAACGATCGTAGATGTGCTCGGTTCGTTAGACTCACCCTGTCTGGAAGAGGACAAGATCATGAATAATAGTGGCTATGTGGACAATACGATGTCAATCGTCACCGATGGGTTCGATAGTAGTTTGATCAACGTAGACCatcaacagcaacaacagcagcagcatcaaCCAAAGCAGTACGATGTCACAAACAACAGCAGTAGTACCATTATCAATAGTGAAGCAATAAATACCGATGACTGTGGTAAGTAGGGACATTTGGGATTGTTTGGACTGAAGAGTATAATGAGTTGCATGTAATCTTTGCAGATAGTTTTAAGGATTCACCACTCACTAAGTTAAACGGCAAGATGAACGACTGTTTAGAGTACATTCTAGACATTACCATCGGGTATCCCAATGGGAAGCCACTAGATTTACCAAACATCGTGCACGGCCTTAGGAATCCGTGCCAGACTTATTTATTTTATAGGTTATATCGTAGTTCAGAGGTTAGTCATAACAATAATTTGCCATTCAGTTACCAATATCAAGACCATTACACTTAATATAGGTTCCTCGAGATAGCGAATCTCTCACCCAGTGGCTGTACGACCGGTTCATCGAGAAAGAGAAACTGCTTGATGAGTTCTACCGAACCGGCATGTTTCCGTGTGGATCATCATCCATGTTGCCAACCGTGATACAGCAGGATCTGCTCCGGTTCCTTCTAATTCATCTGTTCTTCATTACCTCCACTTACGTCCATTACCAGTTGATACTAATGCTTATCAATTACTCAAATGTTATGTACGTGTATCTTCTCAATGATAGCTAAGCTCCGTTAACGGTCAGGTCAAACCTGCGACGAGGTGAGTGAGAATCATTTAAACACATTAACAAAGACTAAAGACAGGTTTAGCAGATATTTATGATCAGAGCTGAAACGAACGCACGATACCAAGTTTTATGGAGTGCTCAATTGAGTGACACAAAATGTTTATAAGTAGCACAGGATCAGAAGCAGCAAATAATCTTATGAAATCGGTGGCCCCACTGAATCAACATTCACAAGAAGCGGCAGCAAATTAATTATTCTAACTATAGTTCTTGTATTATcctttttttggatttcttaaGAAACGTTATTTTAAATCCGTTCAAAGAACACGTAACTCCCGTAAGagggaataattttcttggtgCATAAATTATAATAGCATATGTGTGAAGCCAACAATCGTTTTTACAAAGCTGACAAACCCGAAACACACCTGATGATAACATATAGCGAATCATCGGTTAGTTTGAGAAAGCTTCAGAAAAGTTGAAAAACTCTGAGGTGCAAATGTTAAACATAAAACCACATTTATTTAACAAGctcaaaaacaataaacaaagaGTTACACACAACAGTTCAGCATTAGATGGGTGGTAGTATGTAAGGACACAGCAAGATACAAACAAAACAGGCAGTTTTACAAACAAGTTACAATCCAATAGAGGATAAGAAGGAAAGCCGTTTTCTGAAGTACTGATTTTCTTATTTCTGAAAGTTCAATCAATTATTTAAACTTTTAGTCTATTAAAATGTAAATACAACTAattttctaggaatttcttgagtTAACTCAACATGCATAAAATCGGATCGATTACATAATAACAGACCTCCCCATGTCTGAAAGGAAGTGAATGGTGACTCTCTAACTAGTGGACACAAGAGAAGGGAAACTCGGTTATTTGCGAATGTGGATGATTTTGTATGCGAGAGAATGAATGAATAGGACAAATATCGTTTTAGCAGTGACAGTTCGGACATTCCCCATTATCAGAGAATTTAGGCTGATTGATCTcagaattgaatcaaaatttctttgaaaagcaaaaatgcatttatgcatcaaattttgaaaaagacaaaataatttgaatttttgccCTAAGtgttaagttttttttagaaataaatatttgatgATGGGCATCTTATCAGGAAATTATTTACAGTTGGCAAGGACCGAGTTGAATTCTGAGAACTCTGGGCTAATCTCGATTGGTAATGGGGAAAAAATTCGACGTTTTATTTGATTTGCGCACATTACTGGAGTAAATGTAGCACAAACtgaaatgtgtgtgtgtgtgtagatAAGGCCACAAAAACAGCCGGGGTTAGATGGGGCGCAGTCGCGCAGTATAGCTTTATTATATCTACTTTGGCCAAGAGTGCTTTTGTTTACCGTTGAGATTGAAACGCCTTGCGTTATCAATCATTTAAACCGTATGACACATTTCAACAATAGAAACAGTAGAACGCAGTAACAATGTTCCTTTTTCCCattttgcttttgaaaagtgagaattattGGAAGAATAAAATGTCATTTCATTGTAGCGTTTAGCGTCTAGGTGTATTGTGAATATTGAAAGTTGTGAAAATCCTTGatcagtactggaaaaggtcgtgatcgtcataagacagagagcaaagcgcctttttctatttcaggcgaccaaatgaaagaatcgtggattctttgatcaatttcgcatgaaaggcagtcatgaaaggatgttgcgctttattctaaaatttaaatttctaggttattttaatagatatatgcaaAGGATAGCGACTAGTCGATAAACTAATCATACtcctttaattcaccgagttgaaagtggtaaaaacacaaaaattaatcgaatattgcacactttcatgccctgtcacggaacagatattttttgagatttttgtagcatgccattcatccttcgcgtttctatagctattgaaaggggcagatatgtaaatatcgcgtgacatctctcattgaaaatgagaaattacagTACTGTCCTTGATCTTATGTTAGGTCTGAAGTATAcattaattttacattcaatttaaTATCGTCTTAGCAGTGTtagtagaatcatactcaaatctcaatcatcgaggcTTCATGCGCGAGCTAACGCGTTTGCGATTTTGTATTGAGAGCATCTCGAACAGAAtagcatcgcttcgctcactagCCGAAATAtgatttcgctctaaaaagcctcaaaacgcaatcgaggcgtgtgttttgtttacatatgGATTTATCAGCCATTGTttcaagcgaaaaaaaaaaataattcaatgcatccaacaatgaagaacacgtaaaaatcatgcaatgatgcaaatcgcaaTTAGAATCATGagcgattctctgggccatgattatgctgggatttgactcacgtatggtcgccgatgagattttagaattttagattttagcaACTCTGCTTCTCAGATAGATATCCGAAAGTAGGGCTGGGTCGAGCAGACCATACGTAAGGGTAGAAACAACATCTGCGCACAGGTGTTGGAGTAAAACAATCCGCCCTGCTTCATACTCAGAGGATCACGGTGGCGTAATATCCATtaagaagtaaaaaaaatcattaatatATACACTGACAAATCTCACGAATACAACGCAGCATTCTATAACCCGGGTTATAGGTGTAGTGTAAATTACCGGTCCATAGTGCGATAGTGTGGTTGAAGATTCCCGAGACAGTGTTGAGAATAACTATAGTAATCTAAAGTGAAAATTTCACTATAGACGCGCCTATCGTAAACTTGTGGAAATTCGTGATTTGACTTTGTCGGAATCCCTCCCCGTTTAAGAAACCAAGTGCGAAGTGACACGGTGGCAGCGGTAGGCGGCAGAAAGGAGAACCCCTTTTCCCAACGAAACAATTTCCACTCGGCTAGGGAAGCTAGATTGCTCCTGGGATGAGTCCAAAAGGTGAGTCGTATGTATGAttactacctcgttgtcagtaaaattcgatcacggttgtcaactgtatcgaacgaaagatcacagcgaacgatgcgttacaatatccagcgattgtcggctgagtaccgccagaagctcgacgaacggataagtgcaatcaacgttagcgacaacatcaacgatctatgggagtcgatccatggagcggtgagcacaacagcacgagaagtggtaggcactgcacagaggcgacccaggacgggttggttcgatgtggagtgtcagagagtgacagacgagaagaacgttgccagaagccggatgttggtgtcgggtacccgatcgaatagagatcgctacaaggaagcaagagcagccgaaaaacgaacccaccgcaggaagaaaaaagagtacgaagaacaagttattagtgaggcgcaggaaaaaatggagcagaacgatatgcggaggttttatgagtctgtcaatggcgtgcggagaaagacagcgccatctcctgtcatgtgcaacgaccaacaagggaatttgctgacaggtaaaactgaagtggctgccaggtggaagcaacacttcgagactttgttgaatggaggaagtgacggtgcatcggtgaacagaataaatattagcgacgatggacaagctgtggagtcacctacactagatgaggttgaaaaagctgttaaaaagctgaaaaacaataaggctgcggggaaggaccagctcccggctgaacttctcaaacatggcagtgagcagctttatgaagttctgcaccatattatgtcgaaaatatgggaagacgaggaaatgcctgctagctggttggacggcctcatttgccctctctttaagaaagggcacagactggagtgcgccaattattgaggaataaccctccttaattcggcgtacaaaattatgtcccgtattctgttcaacagattgagaccgcttgaagagtctttcgtcggtgaataccaagcaggttttcgtgagggccgatcaacgacggatcaaatgtttaccctgagacaaatccttgataaattccgggagtacaacttgcagacacatcatctgtttattgatttcaaggcggcgtacgattcagtgaaacggaatgaattatggcaaattatgcttgaacatggttttccggcgaaactgatacgactgattcgtataacgttggacggatcgaaatcaagtgtaagggttgcggatgaaatatcgacgtcatttgttaccttagatggattaaagcagggtgatgcactctcgaatctactgttcaatatagcgctcgagggagcgattaggagagctggtgtgcaaagaagcggtaccattatcacaaaatcgcatatgctcctgggatttgcggacgatatcgatattatcggaattgatcgccgtgccgtggaagaggcttttgtgccttttaagagggagacagcgaggattggactcacgatcaatgccagcaaaacgaagtacatggtcgctggcaatcaacgtgggttcattagtggtggtggtagcgaaatggtgctggatggcgaaaaatttgaagtggtggaagaatttgtgtatcttggaacattagtgacgtgtgataatgatgttacccgcgaggtgaaaaggcgtattgcagctgcaaatagggctacCAGGCTacttacggacttcgtaaccagcttaagtcccgtagtctgcaaacgaaaacaaaactcgcgctgtatactactctgattcttccggtggctttatacggccatgaaacatggacgttaaggacatagttggaagagtaccacgatggcagtcaatatggcaccggaccttccacgggtcgttaccacacctcccgcactcctctcccaccaacattcgaatgcatcgaacagcatcgaacaaaagtttaatattcaaattactaacctgctcacagcatattcatttacttcccgtgataattaacatgtttcttcaaagaatCCTTTGCATTTCGGCTCGAGTTATagaataaatcagcagtttcgtgccaatttaatagccgtttgggatttggtgggcttatcactTCTTCttaaagggcattgaaaaaatcaagttttcaaaCACTTCTCCTCACATGATCAgtccgaaatgttgatagaatgccaattaaacatcactttttgaaataagtcacttgtttgaagcaAGAACTTGATAAAAACCGCTATTTTCGATCGTGGAGTGAATGTAAACACCGGAactggcagcagcaaactaatatttagggtggctcaaacattattttgctccgccacgctcagtcgattatgtttcatattttagGTGTCGTCCGATTTTGATTTGAGCTGGTTTAAATAGGGgattaccgtgcacaggtcgatTCAGGTTTGTATGATAGTTGATAGACGAGGTTGAATTTTATATTATTCTGATTGTGCCGCTTCGTCATTGAGCCCTGGCGCGACGGCCGACCATGTGATTGGCTGTTCAATTAAAGCTTCCACAGACACTGCATATTGAATTGTCGTTCCGATAGTTGTGAGTCGATTTTATTCGAGGTTGCCAAATCCTAATAATTAGGCTTCTCGGAAAGCATaagtgaaacgtgtaattcatCAAAAAAGCCAGAATTTGTCTATGATTtctatcgcaccaggagcagatacttcatacaaaagtgtgACTTGGAAGTGAGCCAAGGagtgagcggggtataaaatgcttttttttgcgttacgtaatcaatggatctttaccaaggtgcggttttcattcagctatgtgggttctcttttcgccagcgtttggaggagaGGCACTGTTGTCAGTGTACTGAAAGGTTTAGCTTTCATAcgaacttgaaccggcttgtgcccaatcagtttttgttcaaatcggcttttggcatacactcggagcatgggacggaatcgattgagcgtggtggagctgggtcgttttttgaaccaccctactaatattctttgcttttttataaatactacACCAATACTATTACaatatatgacagtttttattgtaccaacactttcaaagctttgttttggtactcaacccaccttcaccttaaaggaggctgatcggagagctctcggagtgtttgagcgtaaggtgctgcggacaatactcggcggtaaacatgagaacggtatctggcggcgtcgcatgaatcacgagttgtaccaggtgtataaagatATAAAGGGATATTGTTAAACTtgtacaacacggcagactacggtgggctggtcacgttgttcgtatgttgtacgtcaagcgaagataatatttagtagaaaaccgggaagaggccgcaggcttcgtggaaggccgcgtacacgatggctttttgcagttgaagaggacctgagggcgctcaatgttcaaagcgactggaagcgattggcccaggatcgagtccagtggagaaggatactccattcggcgtaggttcatcgaagagctgtagcccatcaagtatcaagtaagtaagtatgcTCTATATTCCTACGTAAgctaaacaacaaaaaatactAATAGGCTCAACAAATATGTGTTTAtttttggaaaagttgacctcaaataaaataaagaatcgattgagcgaataaaaaaatttgatgggaaaggtcaattgtagatcagcggcgtgaaagattttaaacgcaGCGGCGCAGGGGGCGTGGCGTGCTTGAAAGTTTTTACTCTCTTTGAGACGAACTGACCGCTCATGATGAAGTGAATCCCAGccttttattcaaatttggcGCCATGGCATGCAATTTCTGGTACACTTCACATCATAAATAATCTCCAAGGATTAAAATCTCTTAAGGTAGAACTTTGTACCACACGAATTTTAGGATTAGGATTAGGATTCTATCGGATATTCCcttagaatattttttcgaaaaattccttcagaatttctttgcaaattcattcaattccttCAATAGCTCTTCCGAAgtttgtttaatattttcttcgaaaaattcttctgaaataagttttggaggaattcctgattaggattttgattatttttgaaaattcgaaggaatttccgaaataaatcctaaaggaatttcgggatgcactttcaatttaaatatcaCAATGGTTAAAACCTAAAGAGAGCCACGAAAGAATTTAAGTTAATTGTTAATCAAACCTTCATAGTTTCTAAGTTATTGTGGCAGTCgcctttatttaaaattttactgatttACATTTTTACTGATTATTTGCTTAACTAATTAACTCCAATTATAGTTCTGACTACTGACGGCAAATATTAATGAATCGATTACGCTAAAATTGCTGTTGCCCCACCATTAGCAGAACTCTGGGACTTGAAGTGACTAAACATTACTAAGGTGTCGCAGTTCAGCTCTGTGTGTTACTGGCAGTTTCGTCACGTGGCAGTTGTCCGCGTCCGTACTTTTGGTGATCACTAATTTAGAATCATGGAACTCGTCGTAAATTGGCTATTAAAACCATTTAAACCACATTTATAATTATGAATGTAAGTTCCAATATTATTTATGCCttaattagaaaatgaatgaaatCACCTGCACCACGTATAATATAAAACCGTGTAAGATTGGTTATGTGTGTTTTCAACGTATTTTTATATCCTTGGAATTCATTGAAAATCGtggaaaaaaactgaaaaaatcagggaatttttatTTCGAAGATGAGTTGATCTTGATACCCTGTTTGAGGAATGTGTTAAGGCCATCAGCAAGCCACCGGGGTGTTTCCATCCCACCGCACCGGTGGATGACATGCCTCATGCTGAGGCCCCAACAATTCACTATAAACACTGGTCATATATCATTGAATACTTACCCCATTTTCGCATACCTTACTCCACCTTTGGAGCATTTCATAACATACCTGAAACGATATAAAACATGATTTAATTACATACAAAACACTGATATAATATGAACAACTTACCATTCGATCATTCGTGAAGTAAACAACATGAAGTCATTTGTTTATCCCTGTTTATCCATGTATTGTTTTTGACAGTCGTATTCAGTCATTGTTACACTTTATACAATAATGCCCAAACAACTTGCAAGCAACATCTAGAAAGCAAAATCTAGAAAGTTCTTTGTAATGAATAGGGTAGAGCTGACTACAATTAGGACACCGTACTATGtagaaaatatgagtttttAATAAATCGTCAAATGGATCGGATCGTTTTTCCTTATACCCCGGCCAGTTGGCCGGATTCGGATTCCTTAATCCTGTAGCCTGTGTACCAGGCACTACTAAAGCGTTAAcattggtccttcgaaccggatagACGCCACGGCCTGGCGGCCGTTTCAAGAGTACAACAGAAGCCCTACTGAATTCATAATCAACGCCATCACGATTCCCTTGCCAACGCCATCATCATCTGTGAGTAGAGTGGAATCGTTACCATcaagtgaaactgtgcaacaTCATTGGACACCAACAAAAGTGGATTCTGAAGTGTGTGTGTCTCTCGTCTCGAATCAAGTTTCGTCAACCTCCGTATCTTCTGTGACTATCCTCCGATCGTTGGATATTTCCCGCAACGCACTCCCTGTGGTTGGGCTGGGAAATCCATTTGCGTGTAGCCTGCTTCAGACTATACCACAGGATTAGCCACAGACAGAAAGCAGAAGTCAATCTCCCGTCATGGATTCTGTTCCTCGGCACCTTTAGACTAGCAAACCGGACCGGAGGAATCCATATTTCCGTGGTACTCATCCCAACGCCGTGTTGAGTATACCACAAGATGCATCTTTCGTTTTGGATTCTGTTCCTCGGCACCTCCAGCGTGACCGGACCGGAGGGATCCATATTTCCGTGGTACTTATCCCAAAGTCGTGTTGAGTATACCACAAGATGCA
The nucleotide sequence above comes from Armigeres subalbatus isolate Guangzhou_Male chromosome 3, GZ_Asu_2, whole genome shotgun sequence. Encoded proteins:
- the LOC134226467 gene encoding acyl-CoA:lysophosphatidylglycerol acyltransferase 1-like, whose amino-acid sequence is MPSCSGLIEVIKYPRALFRTVFVIVNNIYCVPTYLVWMFLLLPLKKINESCYFKIEGILFHWLLANVSMWSSSAGYDLVELGDDISPAMDERTLVIANHQSTSDVPLLMAAFNVKKGVLPNIMWIMDRMFKYTNFGAVSLLHQDFFIASGKSNREKSLLELKSHLRKSYIPRQRKWMMLFPEGGFLRKRKEVSQRFAEKNNLPTLNHVTVPRVGAMKTIVDVLGSLDSPCLEEDKIMNNSGYVDNTMSIVTDGFDSSLINVDHQQQQQQQHQPKQYDVTNNSSSTIINSEAINTDDCDSFKDSPLTKLNGKMNDCLEYILDITIGYPNGKPLDLPNIVHGLRNPCQTYLFYRLYRSSEVPRDSESLTQWLYDRFIEKEKLLDEFYRTGMFPCGSSSMLPTVIQQDLLRFLLIHLFFITSTYVHYQLILMLINYSNVMYVYLLNDS